A portion of the Micromonospora vinacea genome contains these proteins:
- a CDS encoding MBL fold metallo-hydrolase, with protein sequence MPSLDRRRFLRDAAATTALVSAGGLAAGVATPAQAAPTTAASAPTARRKGAVSFRWWGTAGWRVDIGDRTVLVDPFLSRIDTGLFTGAFRTDTPLTVRTDVIDPRVDRAMTVLVTHTHWDHFMDVPYIAERTGARVFGTLTAYHLGLAYGLPSTQLSAVKGGEVLDFGDHSVEVVGSLHSRNPSYSVAFPGVRVTQPPQPATIADLPEGDTLGYLLRVDSGPSVYFTGASDVAERNLTGLAPDVAMVAMQSATTTGDYLPRLLAGLDYPKVVVPVHYDNFETALQNPPAVAPTDRTRLNEMIAAVRRISPRSRVLVPEYETAYHF encoded by the coding sequence ATGCCCAGTCTCGACCGCCGACGCTTCCTGCGCGACGCCGCCGCCACCACCGCCCTGGTCTCCGCCGGTGGCCTCGCCGCCGGAGTCGCCACCCCGGCCCAGGCCGCGCCCACCACCGCCGCGTCCGCGCCGACCGCTCGCCGCAAGGGGGCGGTCAGCTTCCGCTGGTGGGGTACGGCCGGCTGGCGCGTCGACATCGGCGACCGCACCGTTCTCGTCGACCCGTTCCTCAGCCGGATCGACACCGGGCTGTTCACCGGCGCGTTCCGGACGGACACCCCGTTGACAGTGCGCACCGACGTGATCGACCCACGCGTCGACCGGGCCATGACGGTGCTGGTCACGCACACCCACTGGGACCACTTCATGGACGTGCCGTACATCGCCGAGCGCACCGGCGCGCGGGTGTTCGGCACGCTGACCGCGTACCACCTGGGGTTGGCCTACGGGCTGCCGTCGACGCAGCTCAGCGCCGTGAAGGGTGGGGAGGTGCTGGACTTCGGCGACCACAGCGTCGAGGTGGTCGGCTCGCTGCACAGCCGCAACCCGTCGTACTCGGTCGCCTTTCCCGGGGTGCGGGTGACCCAGCCGCCGCAGCCGGCCACCATCGCGGACCTGCCGGAGGGTGACACGCTGGGCTACCTGCTGCGGGTCGACAGCGGTCCGTCGGTCTACTTCACCGGGGCCAGCGACGTCGCCGAGCGGAACCTCACCGGCCTCGCGCCGGACGTGGCGATGGTGGCCATGCAGAGCGCCACCACCACCGGCGACTACCTGCCCCGCCTGCTGGCCGGTCTCGACTACCCGAAGGTCGTGGTGCCTGTGCACTACGACAACTTCGAGACGGCATTGCAGAACCCACCGGCGGTCGCCCCGACCGACCGCACCCGGCTGAACGAGATGATCGCGGCGGTGCGCCGGATCTCACCGCGCAGCCGGGTGCTGGTGCCCGAGTACGAGACCGCGTACCACTTCTGA
- a CDS encoding DUF1697 domain-containing protein yields the protein MTRYVALLRGVNVGTTRLAMADLRQIVTDLGHEDVTTYLQSGNVAFGSSVRDAEKLAAGIARALTDELALTVPVLVRSGRELAAIAGGNPYADREDDPTRLLVAFLATAPQKSTVDALTVPGGENVSFTVTGREVFLHYVDGGYGRSKFTNAYLEKKLGVVATSRNWKSVRALAEMTAS from the coding sequence ATGACCCGGTACGTCGCCCTGCTGCGCGGGGTCAACGTCGGCACCACCCGGCTGGCGATGGCCGACCTGCGCCAGATCGTCACCGACCTCGGGCACGAGGACGTCACGACGTACCTGCAGAGCGGCAACGTGGCATTCGGCAGCTCGGTGCGTGACGCGGAGAAGCTGGCCGCCGGGATCGCGCGGGCGCTCACCGACGAGCTGGCGCTGACAGTGCCGGTGCTGGTGCGCAGCGGTCGGGAGTTGGCGGCGATCGCCGGCGGCAACCCGTACGCCGACCGGGAGGACGACCCGACGCGACTGCTGGTGGCCTTCCTCGCCACCGCACCGCAGAAGTCGACTGTGGACGCCCTCACCGTGCCCGGCGGCGAGAACGTGTCGTTCACGGTGACCGGCCGGGAGGTGTTCCTGCACTACGTCGACGGCGGTTACGGGCGGTCGAAGTTCACGAACGCGTACCTGGAGAAGAAGCTGGGCGTGGTGGCCACCTCCCGCAACTGGAAGTCGGTGCGGGCCCTGGCGGAGATGACCGCCTCCTGA
- a CDS encoding response regulator — MIRVLIADDQALLRGSFRLLVDLSPDCTTVGEAGTGVQAVALTGQHRPDVVLMDVRMPEMDGIEATRRICGDPATADTRVIILTTFDLDEYVYGALRAGASGFLLKDTPPADLLTGIRVVAAGEGLLAPTVTRRLIDEFARQPEPTRPLPRQLDGVTDREREVLALIARGLSNAELAAHLNLSQATVKTHVGRLLTKLAVRDRAQLVIVAYETGLVGPGGLR; from the coding sequence GTGATCCGCGTGCTGATCGCCGACGACCAGGCGTTGCTGCGCGGCAGTTTCCGGCTGCTGGTCGACCTCAGCCCGGACTGCACAACGGTCGGCGAGGCGGGCACCGGCGTGCAGGCGGTCGCGTTGACCGGGCAGCACCGGCCGGATGTGGTGCTGATGGACGTCCGGATGCCCGAGATGGACGGCATCGAGGCGACCCGGCGGATCTGCGGCGACCCGGCGACGGCCGACACCCGGGTCATCATCCTGACCACGTTCGACCTCGACGAGTACGTCTACGGGGCGCTGCGCGCCGGGGCGAGCGGGTTCCTGCTCAAGGACACCCCACCGGCGGACCTGCTGACCGGGATCCGGGTGGTCGCCGCCGGGGAGGGGCTGCTCGCGCCGACGGTGACCCGTCGGCTGATCGACGAGTTCGCCCGGCAGCCGGAGCCGACCCGGCCGCTGCCACGGCAGCTGGACGGGGTGACCGATCGGGAACGGGAGGTGCTCGCGCTGATCGCCCGGGGCCTGTCCAACGCGGAGTTGGCCGCGCACCTCAACCTCAGCCAGGCCACCGTCAAGACGCACGTCGGGCGGCTGCTGACCAAGCTGGCGGTACGCGACAGGGCGCAACTGGTCATCGTCGCGTACGAGACGGGCCTGGTGGGGCCGGGCGGCCTACGCTGA
- a CDS encoding sensor histidine kinase, which yields MTALLLTRRMRPVDLYIVDAVLAVAVGGLLCPYAALESPLHGGVDEPLWVSVLVGMAIGLPLAVRRRWPMTVAVVISSITTVTLITGVIPNFAAAAPAFAIGLSFYTVAVATPTRRSMLCAAGCLALVSVGLVLTAGDLWSRTGAVVYAAVMVAPAWVIGWLIRERRALATRQSDQLVRQAATEERLRVARELHDVVAHTLSLIVVKAAVANHVAEADPREAGAALRVIEETGRTALTDVRRVLGVLREDSPYAPTPGLDELPALARQAAIGGVDVRLDVRRDEPAGAVPESVGLAVYRIVQEAVTNVVKHAAPAACRATVTVLPDEVRVEVTDDGQRPVLLGGEGHGLIGMRERVALHGGEFRAGPRSDGGFAVTASLPYRVAA from the coding sequence GTGACCGCTCTCCTGCTGACCCGACGGATGCGGCCGGTGGACCTGTACATCGTGGACGCCGTGCTGGCGGTGGCCGTCGGTGGGCTGCTCTGCCCGTACGCGGCGCTGGAGTCGCCGCTGCACGGCGGCGTGGACGAGCCGCTCTGGGTGTCCGTGCTGGTCGGGATGGCCATCGGGCTGCCGTTGGCGGTCCGGCGACGGTGGCCGATGACGGTGGCCGTCGTGATCAGCTCCATCACCACCGTCACCCTGATCACCGGGGTGATACCCAACTTCGCGGCCGCCGCGCCGGCGTTCGCCATCGGCCTGTCCTTCTACACGGTGGCGGTGGCGACACCCACCCGCCGGTCGATGCTCTGCGCCGCCGGCTGTCTCGCGCTGGTGAGCGTCGGCCTGGTGCTGACAGCGGGCGACCTCTGGTCGCGCACCGGCGCTGTCGTCTACGCCGCCGTCATGGTCGCGCCGGCCTGGGTGATCGGTTGGCTGATCCGGGAGCGACGCGCCCTCGCCACCCGGCAGAGCGACCAGCTGGTCCGTCAGGCGGCCACCGAGGAGCGGTTGCGGGTGGCGCGCGAGCTGCACGACGTGGTCGCGCACACGCTGAGCCTCATCGTGGTGAAGGCGGCCGTCGCCAACCACGTCGCCGAGGCCGACCCCCGTGAGGCGGGCGCCGCGCTCCGGGTCATCGAGGAGACCGGCCGCACCGCGCTGACCGACGTGCGGCGGGTGCTCGGTGTGCTGCGCGAGGACAGCCCGTACGCGCCGACGCCGGGGCTGGACGAGTTGCCGGCCCTCGCCCGGCAGGCGGCGATCGGCGGCGTCGACGTGCGGCTCGACGTGCGGCGGGACGAGCCGGCCGGCGCGGTGCCGGAGTCGGTGGGCCTCGCTGTGTACCGGATCGTGCAGGAGGCGGTGACGAACGTGGTGAAACACGCGGCGCCAGCCGCCTGCCGGGCTACGGTGACCGTCCTGCCCGACGAGGTGCGCGTGGAGGTGACCGACGACGGCCAGCGGCCGGTCCTGCTCGGCGGGGAGGGGCACGGTTTGATCGGCATGCGGGAACGGGTGGCGTTGCACGGCGGGGAGTTCCGCGCCGGCCCCCGCTCCGACGGTGGTTTCGCGGTGACGGCCAGCCTGCCCTACCGGGTGGCCGCGTGA
- a CDS encoding ABC transporter ATP-binding protein — translation MTTDTVTLTGLRAVYGTGTRRVTALDGVTTGFAGGTFTAVMGPSGSGKSTLLHCAAGLDRPTEGIVTIDGTSLNDLGEDELTRLRRDRIGFVFQAFNLVSTLTAAQNVELPSRLARRRAPARDVAAALDAVGLADRAGHRPSELSGGEQQRVAVARALITRPAVVFADEPTGALDSAASRQVLRLLRALVDDHGQTVVMVTHDPAAAAYADRVVLLADGRVVDELTGPITAAVVAARIAERETVAESSC, via the coding sequence ATGACCACAGACACGGTGACCCTGACGGGGCTGCGCGCGGTGTACGGCACCGGAACCCGGCGGGTGACGGCGCTCGACGGCGTGACCACCGGCTTCGCCGGCGGCACGTTCACGGCGGTGATGGGCCCCTCGGGTTCGGGGAAGTCCACACTGCTGCACTGCGCGGCGGGGCTGGACCGCCCGACCGAGGGGATCGTCACGATCGACGGCACCAGCCTCAACGACCTGGGCGAGGACGAGCTGACCCGGCTGCGGCGGGACCGGATCGGCTTCGTGTTTCAGGCGTTCAACCTCGTGTCCACGCTGACCGCCGCGCAGAACGTCGAGTTGCCGTCGCGCCTGGCCCGCCGCCGCGCGCCGGCCCGGGACGTGGCTGCCGCCCTCGACGCCGTCGGACTCGCCGACCGGGCCGGACACCGGCCAAGTGAGCTGTCCGGTGGCGAGCAGCAGCGCGTCGCAGTGGCCCGAGCGTTGATCACCCGTCCGGCGGTGGTCTTCGCCGACGAGCCGACCGGGGCGTTGGACAGCGCCGCCTCCCGGCAGGTGCTTCGACTGCTGCGGGCGCTCGTCGACGACCACGGGCAGACAGTGGTGATGGTGACCCACGATCCCGCCGCCGCCGCGTACGCCGATCGGGTCGTCCTGCTGGCCGACGGTCGCGTCGTCGACGAGTTGACCGGCCCGATCACCGCCGCCGTCGTCGCCGCGCGGATCGCCGAGCGGGAAACCGTCGCGGAGTCGTCGTGCTGA
- a CDS encoding ABC transporter permease, producing the protein MLSVRRSASAFVAVAIGVMLVAAATLLLASGRPQVPDRLARAAVVVQSPEAGASPDEFVPTRPWSASVAAELVGRLAGLPDVVAAVPDRTFYAQPLVDGRPSASDTGREDAYQGHGWSSAQLGGLRLTAGEPPRRLGEVVVDSALGLRAGAPVTVLTAGGPESYTVTGLVDGPGVHVADAVAAALAPGVRAIGLVLAPGADPERVATAARGVVGDDGRVLSGAARGALEPRGDARTRWIGMQVLTATAALAGFVTVFVVASTFAFTIAQRRRELGLLRAVGATGRQVRRMVYAEALTVGVSAGLVGLLVGAALAPLLGRLLVDVGYEPSTFRVRYELWPVAVSLAAGPVIALLAVWSASRRAARVRPLEALRDAAVEQRSIGRLRAAAGVLLVAAGAALSVGAATADEARVGAQYALYAVMALVAGATVLAPVVVGPLVWLLRSPVRRPGGAIGMLVRGGALTATRRTAAIAAPVLLTVAFAVLVSGMVRTTTAAYAAGRADNVNAGWIVVPDRAPGLSDRAVAATGGTALLPTTVYRTDPGMSPPDRPMTALGVDPEGFAAANRVLTVVAGSLDDLRGDDTVVVTASANRLPSEPYPVVFADGTSVSLRVVAVVTDTSIPGDLLVPRAVVRAHDPSALTSTVYVRDRIDPPVGARIVDVPGWAAEADAAEDRLVWLFTVLLIGVSAGYGAIAVANTLLLAAAGRAADLRLIRMAGATRRQVIWLVTAESALVVLIGALLGGAVAFVGLLSIRAGLAEQVGAPVDLVVPWPVVAGVVGLCLLLAVLSSVLPTWRLLRHRPARSPVGG; encoded by the coding sequence GTGCTGAGCGTCCGGCGGTCGGCCAGCGCGTTCGTGGCCGTCGCCATCGGGGTCATGCTGGTCGCGGCGGCCACTCTGCTGCTCGCCTCCGGGCGTCCGCAGGTGCCGGACCGGTTGGCGCGGGCGGCGGTAGTGGTGCAGAGCCCCGAGGCGGGCGCGTCCCCGGACGAGTTCGTGCCGACCCGGCCGTGGTCCGCCAGCGTTGCGGCGGAGTTGGTCGGCAGGCTGGCCGGTCTGCCGGACGTGGTGGCGGCGGTGCCGGACCGCACCTTCTACGCGCAGCCGCTCGTGGACGGCCGGCCCTCGGCCTCCGACACCGGGCGGGAGGACGCCTACCAGGGGCACGGCTGGTCCAGCGCCCAGTTGGGTGGGCTGCGCCTCACGGCCGGCGAACCACCCCGCCGGCTCGGCGAGGTGGTCGTCGACAGCGCGCTCGGGCTGCGCGCCGGCGCGCCGGTCACAGTGCTGACCGCCGGGGGCCCGGAGTCGTACACCGTCACCGGTCTGGTCGACGGGCCCGGCGTCCATGTCGCGGACGCTGTCGCCGCCGCGCTCGCGCCCGGCGTGCGGGCCATCGGGCTGGTGCTCGCCCCGGGCGCCGATCCCGAGCGGGTCGCCACGGCGGCTCGCGGAGTCGTCGGCGACGACGGTCGGGTGCTCAGCGGTGCCGCCCGGGGTGCTCTGGAGCCGCGCGGCGACGCCCGTACCCGGTGGATCGGCATGCAGGTGCTCACCGCCACGGCGGCCCTCGCCGGTTTCGTCACTGTGTTCGTGGTCGCCTCCACCTTCGCGTTCACCATTGCGCAGCGCCGCCGTGAGCTTGGCCTGCTGCGCGCCGTCGGCGCCACCGGGCGCCAGGTCCGCCGCATGGTGTACGCCGAGGCGCTCACCGTCGGCGTCTCGGCGGGGCTCGTCGGCCTGCTGGTGGGCGCGGCGCTCGCCCCGCTGCTGGGTCGGCTGCTCGTCGACGTCGGCTACGAACCGTCGACCTTCCGGGTCCGCTACGAACTCTGGCCGGTCGCGGTCTCGCTCGCCGCCGGGCCGGTGATCGCGCTGCTGGCCGTCTGGTCGGCGTCCCGCCGGGCGGCGCGGGTCCGCCCGTTGGAGGCGTTACGCGACGCCGCTGTGGAGCAGCGCTCGATCGGGCGGCTGCGCGCCGCCGCCGGGGTGCTGCTCGTCGCGGCGGGCGCCGCGCTCAGCGTGGGCGCGGCGACCGCGGACGAGGCGCGGGTGGGGGCGCAGTACGCGCTCTACGCGGTGATGGCGTTGGTGGCCGGCGCCACAGTGCTCGCCCCGGTGGTGGTCGGGCCGCTGGTGTGGCTGCTGCGTTCCCCGGTGCGTCGGCCCGGTGGCGCGATCGGGATGCTGGTCCGGGGCGGGGCGTTGACAGCGACCCGGCGGACCGCCGCCATCGCCGCGCCGGTGCTGCTCACTGTCGCGTTCGCGGTGCTGGTGTCCGGGATGGTGCGCACCACCACCGCCGCGTACGCGGCAGGTCGGGCGGACAACGTGAACGCCGGCTGGATCGTCGTGCCGGACCGCGCGCCCGGCCTGTCCGACCGGGCCGTCGCCGCGACCGGTGGCACCGCCCTCCTGCCGACCACCGTCTACCGCACCGACCCCGGAATGTCGCCGCCGGACCGGCCGATGACCGCGCTCGGCGTGGACCCGGAGGGCTTCGCCGCCGCGAACCGGGTGCTCACCGTCGTCGCCGGCTCGCTCGACGACCTGAGAGGTGACGACACGGTGGTGGTCACCGCGTCGGCGAACCGGCTGCCGTCCGAGCCGTACCCGGTGGTCTTCGCCGACGGGACGTCGGTGTCGTTGCGCGTCGTCGCCGTGGTCACCGACACGTCGATCCCCGGCGACCTGCTCGTGCCCCGGGCCGTGGTGCGAGCCCACGACCCGTCGGCGCTGACGTCCACCGTGTACGTCCGGGACCGGATCGATCCGCCGGTCGGCGCGCGGATCGTCGACGTCCCGGGCTGGGCGGCCGAGGCGGATGCCGCCGAGGACCGCCTCGTCTGGCTCTTCACAGTGCTGCTGATCGGGGTGTCCGCCGGCTACGGGGCCATCGCGGTGGCCAACACGCTGCTGCTGGCCGCCGCCGGCCGCGCCGCGGACCTGCGGCTGATCCGGATGGCCGGGGCGACCCGACGGCAGGTCATCTGGCTGGTCACTGCGGAGTCCGCACTGGTGGTCCTGATCGGCGCTTTGCTGGGTGGTGCTGTCGCGTTCGTCGGTCTGCTCAGCATCAGGGCCGGCCTCGCCGAGCAGGTCGGCGCCCCCGTCGACCTGGTGGTGCCGTGGCCGGTGGTCGCCGGGGTGGTGGGGCTGTGCCTGCTGCTCGCGGTGCTGTCCAGTGTGCTGCCGACGTGGCGGCTGCTGCGTCACCGTCCCGCCCGGTCACCGGTCGGCGGATGA
- a CDS encoding SOUL family heme-binding protein: MTEQQPYRVVSRHPGFELRRYPAHLVAEMQIQASFTRAPIEAFRPLAAYIGGANRARHPIGSAAPAMAAASDSEKIAMTVPVVQIEGEWPGAYLIQFVMPATFTTATLPEPVDARVRIRAVPARLAAAMRFSGRWTEQAFSQRATMLGRSVTAAGLQPTGAIRYARFDPPWKPWFLRRNEVVLPVVE, from the coding sequence ATGACCGAACAGCAGCCGTACCGGGTGGTGTCCCGACACCCCGGCTTCGAGCTGCGCCGGTACCCCGCCCACCTGGTGGCCGAGATGCAGATCCAGGCGTCGTTCACCCGGGCGCCGATCGAGGCGTTCCGGCCGCTGGCCGCGTACATCGGTGGTGCCAATCGGGCGCGGCACCCGATCGGCTCCGCCGCGCCGGCGATGGCGGCGGCCAGCGACTCGGAGAAGATCGCCATGACCGTGCCGGTGGTGCAGATCGAGGGTGAGTGGCCGGGCGCGTACCTGATCCAGTTCGTCATGCCGGCCACCTTCACCACCGCCACCCTGCCCGAGCCGGTGGATGCCCGGGTACGGATCCGTGCGGTTCCGGCCCGGCTGGCGGCGGCGATGCGGTTCTCCGGGCGGTGGACGGAGCAGGCGTTCAGCCAGCGGGCCACCATGCTCGGCCGGTCGGTGACCGCGGCCGGCCTGCAACCGACCGGCGCCATCCGGTACGCGCGCTTCGACCCGCCGTGGAAGCCGTGGTTCCTGCGCCGCAACGAGGTGGTGCTGCCGGTCGTCGAGTGA
- a CDS encoding YqeB family protein — protein MEMASYRPRTVVSGGPLELAVLWGGFPLLGAGAGWLLAAATGWLARLPWKPFGDLIEWLDRLPEPQATAGTIAAGVLAGLVIAGIGTAERLIVTVDGAQVQLRRSDENRTIARVDTRVVFLADKHLVLLDADGAELVRESTDLPSAKLAAAFREHGWGWADDDPHRSAYRLWVPDLPGLPAGADALLRARERAIQRDRRDDARELRRELGQIGVVLRDEGKRQYWRLTTRALASGPERPTSAEREADGR, from the coding sequence ATGGAGATGGCCAGCTACCGTCCGCGCACCGTGGTCAGCGGCGGCCCGCTGGAGCTGGCGGTCCTCTGGGGTGGCTTCCCACTGCTCGGCGCGGGCGCCGGATGGCTCCTCGCGGCGGCGACGGGCTGGCTCGCCCGGCTGCCCTGGAAGCCGTTCGGCGACCTGATCGAGTGGCTGGACCGGCTGCCCGAGCCGCAGGCCACCGCCGGCACCATTGCGGCGGGCGTCCTTGCCGGCCTGGTCATCGCCGGGATCGGCACCGCCGAACGGCTGATCGTCACCGTCGACGGGGCGCAGGTCCAGCTGCGCCGCTCCGATGAGAACCGGACAATCGCCCGGGTCGACACCCGGGTGGTCTTCCTCGCCGACAAACACCTCGTGCTGCTCGACGCCGACGGCGCGGAACTGGTCCGGGAGTCCACTGACCTGCCGTCCGCGAAACTGGCGGCGGCGTTCCGGGAGCACGGTTGGGGTTGGGCGGACGACGACCCGCACCGGTCGGCGTACCGGCTGTGGGTTCCGGACCTGCCTGGGTTGCCGGCCGGCGCGGACGCGCTGCTGCGCGCCCGGGAACGGGCGATCCAGCGGGACCGCCGCGACGACGCCCGGGAGCTGCGCCGCGAGCTGGGCCAGATCGGTGTGGTGCTGCGCGACGAGGGCAAGCGGCAGTACTGGCGGTTGACCACCAGGGCCCTCGCCTCCGGGCCGGAGCGGCCGACTTCGGCAGAGCGGGAGGCGGACGGGCGGTAG
- a CDS encoding ABC transporter permease has translation MTTTTAPAAGAVAPRHHTPVRRPSLLRLTGVELRKLVDTRAGRWLLITIGLVAAAIVTLQLIYAPDADQTFNNFFVPSLLPIGVLLPVLGILSITSEWSQRTALTTYALVPRRERVVAAKLFAVVLAALASVLASLALAAVGTLVASATGGAGTWGLDASLLVNAVILQVTNVVIGAAFGLLLLNPPLAIVGYFLLPTLWGVLGEMVKPLRGPSEWLDTSKTMEPLFSSDALTGEQWGRIVVSLLVWMVLPLAAGLFRTLRREVS, from the coding sequence ATGACCACCACCACCGCGCCCGCCGCCGGCGCCGTCGCGCCCCGGCACCACACTCCGGTACGCCGACCGTCGCTGCTCCGGCTCACCGGCGTGGAGCTGCGCAAGCTCGTCGACACCCGGGCCGGTCGCTGGCTGCTGATCACCATCGGCCTGGTCGCCGCCGCGATCGTCACCCTCCAGTTGATCTACGCGCCGGACGCCGACCAGACGTTCAACAACTTCTTCGTCCCCTCACTGCTGCCGATCGGGGTGCTACTGCCGGTGCTCGGCATCCTGTCGATCACCAGCGAGTGGTCCCAACGGACCGCCCTCACCACGTACGCCCTGGTGCCCCGCCGCGAGCGGGTGGTGGCCGCGAAGCTCTTCGCCGTCGTGCTCGCCGCGCTCGCCTCGGTGCTGGCCAGCCTGGCCCTCGCCGCGGTCGGGACGCTTGTGGCGTCCGCCACCGGAGGCGCGGGCACGTGGGGTCTGGATGCTTCGTTGCTCGTGAACGCGGTAATCCTCCAGGTCACCAACGTTGTGATTGGCGCCGCCTTCGGTCTGCTGCTGCTCAACCCGCCGCTGGCCATCGTCGGCTACTTCCTGTTGCCCACCCTCTGGGGGGTGCTCGGCGAGATGGTCAAGCCGCTGCGCGGTCCGTCCGAATGGCTGGACACCAGCAAGACCATGGAACCGCTGTTCAGCAGCGACGCCCTCACCGGCGAGCAGTGGGGGCGGATCGTCGTGTCCCTACTGGTCTGGATGGTCCTCCCGCTGGCCGCCGGGCTGTTCCGGACGCTGCGCCGCGAGGTGTCCTGA
- a CDS encoding ABC transporter ATP-binding protein encodes MITVENLTKRYGPHPAVDDVSFQCEPGTVTGFLGPNGAGKSTTMRMICGLTAPTAGRATVSGHPYRELPNPGREVGVLLDASAQHAGRTGREALTLSAYTMGLDRREVAAKLDLVGLNAVAAKRRVRAYSLGMRQRLGLAHALLGDPRVLILDEPANGLDPEGIFWMRGLLRDFADRGGTVLLSSHLLREVEAVADRLVVIGGGRIVAQGDKNELLAGGGTVVRARDGAALRRALEVANLSAADSSEGLLVQADAEAVGQAAADAGVALAELRPASGGGLEQLFLTLTAGESTKEAVR; translated from the coding sequence ATGATCACCGTGGAGAACCTCACCAAGCGATACGGGCCACACCCGGCCGTGGACGACGTGTCGTTCCAGTGCGAGCCGGGCACCGTCACCGGCTTCCTCGGCCCCAACGGCGCCGGCAAGTCGACGACCATGCGCATGATCTGCGGGCTGACCGCGCCGACCGCCGGCCGCGCCACCGTCTCCGGGCACCCGTACCGGGAGCTGCCCAACCCGGGACGGGAGGTCGGGGTGCTGCTGGACGCCTCCGCCCAGCACGCCGGGCGCACCGGCCGCGAGGCGTTGACGCTGTCCGCGTACACAATGGGTCTGGACCGGCGCGAGGTCGCCGCGAAGCTCGACCTGGTCGGGTTGAACGCGGTGGCCGCGAAGCGTCGGGTACGGGCCTACTCGTTGGGCATGCGTCAGCGGCTCGGGCTGGCGCACGCGCTGCTCGGCGACCCCCGGGTGCTGATCCTCGACGAGCCGGCCAACGGCCTGGACCCGGAGGGGATCTTCTGGATGCGCGGCCTGCTGCGCGACTTCGCCGACCGGGGCGGCACCGTGCTGCTCTCCTCCCACCTGCTGCGCGAGGTGGAGGCGGTCGCGGACCGGCTGGTGGTGATCGGGGGTGGCCGGATCGTGGCCCAGGGCGACAAGAACGAGTTGCTGGCCGGCGGCGGCACTGTGGTCCGGGCCCGCGACGGTGCAGCGCTTCGTCGGGCGCTGGAGGTGGCCAACCTGAGCGCCGCCGACAGCTCGGAGGGGCTGCTCGTGCAGGCCGACGCCGAGGCGGTCGGCCAGGCCGCCGCCGATGCCGGCGTCGCGTTGGCCGAGCTGCGCCCCGCCAGCGGTGGCGGCCTCGAACAGCTCTTCCTCACCCTGACCGCTGGCGAATCGACCAAGGAGGCCGTCCGATGA